From the genome of Fundulus heteroclitus isolate FHET01 chromosome 9, MU-UCD_Fhet_4.1, whole genome shotgun sequence, one region includes:
- the scp2b gene encoding sterol carrier protein 2b produces MPEVHTPRIQAVQTSAGAGLEGFKAHAVFQEINKKLQEEGEQFVKKIGGVFAFKVKDGPNGQEATWIVDVKNGKGCVHNDADKKADCTISMSDTDLLALMTGKMNPQTAFFQGKLKILGNMGLAMKLQNLQLQPGKAKL; encoded by the exons ATGCCAGAAGTTCACACACCAAG GATCCAAGCTGTTCAGACCAGTGCTGGCGCTGGACTGGAGGGCTTCAAGGCTCACGCTGTGTTTCAGGAGATCAACAAGAAGCTTCAGGAG GAAGGGGAGCAGTTTGTGAAGAAGATCGGAGGAGTTTTTGCCTTCAAAGTGAAAGACGGTCCAAATGGACAGGAGGCCACTTGGATTGTGGACGTGAAGAACGGCAAAGGCTGCGTTCACAACGACGCag ACAAGAAAGCAGATTGCACCATCTCTATGTCAGATACAGACTTGTTGGCCTTGATGACCGGGAAGATGAACCCACAGACG GCATTTTTCCAGGGCAAGTTGAAGATCTTGGGGAACATGGGCCTGGCCATGAAGCTCCAAAACCTCCAGCTGCAGCCGGGCAAAGCCAAGCTGTAG